CGAGAGTTCGACCACGGCGTGAAACATGTCGGGGATGGTGAGCTGGCCGTTCTCGTACGCGAAGCCGCGCTCGGCCCAGAACGGCGTGAGTGCCCGTTCGAGCAGCAGCGCGTACTTGGCGTTGTGCACGATGCCCATCATGTCCAGGTCGTCGAAGTGCACCCAGATCGGTTCGACGTGACCGAACGGGACCTCGGGCAGGGTGATGGTGTTACTGGTCGTTGTCATGTCAGTCCTCGGGTAGCAGTTCCGGGTCGGGGCAGAGGGCACGAAGTCGGTCGAGCACCGCCTGCCGGGCGTACCGGTGGCTCGGCTCGGTGGGTAGTAGTCGTGACTGCAGGGCGGCGGCGATGCCGAGCGCCTCGATCTCGTACGCGAGTTGTCCGACGTCGGTGTCGGGGTGGAGTTCACCGGCGGACACCGCTTCGGTGGCGAGTCGCCGGACCATGGCCAGCCACTCGTCGAGGGCCTCGGCGAGCCGGTCCCGTACCGGACCGGGGCGGGATCTGTACTCGAACTCGGCGAGGGTGAAGAAGCGGCCGTCGGGGTGCCGGCCGTCGT
The Micromonospora pisi DNA segment above includes these coding regions:
- a CDS encoding TetR/AcrR family transcriptional regulator, giving the protein MMVDGRVLRGERTRNLVLGTAVALAIETGLDGLSLGRLADHLGISKSGLFTHWRSKEELQLATVDWAREQVTELVIRPALRAPRGVRRLWALHETRLTFYDGRHPDGRFFTLAEFEYRSRPGPVRDRLAEALDEWLAMVRRLATEAVSAGELHPDTDVGQLAYEIEALGIAAALQSRLLPTEPSHRYARQAVLDRLRALCPDPELLPED